One Corynebacterium appendicis CIP 107643 DNA window includes the following coding sequences:
- a CDS encoding ABC transporter substrate-binding protein encodes MQSTTRALAAVAAVGLSATLLTACGQNSGPSVYYLNFKPEQAEAFEKIGEEYTAETGVPVKVVTAASGSYMQTLKAEMAKSNAPTLFQINGQEGYGIWKDYLADMTDYDVTKALQEDAQPITNDQDRVVGVPFAMEGFGILYNEEILEKYFALPGAKAASTDEINSFDTLKAVAEDMQARKDELGIQGVFAATSLGAGEEWRWTNHLMNGPLHYEIVDRDIQDFSDMADLEFTYGEQYRNLFDLYLQNSTVKPSLASARAVSDSMAEFATGKAAMVQNGNWAWGQISGEGGNVVKEDKIKFMPMYMGLPNEENVGLNVGTENFLAVNNKASEEDQAATRDFLDWLFLSERGKELVVNELGFIAPFQNYGAEDVPNDPLARQVHEALTNPQQEALPWDFQYSPNQQFRDLYGQNLAQYANGNMEWKDLVNRLKEDWNYEMANQIALLD; translated from the coding sequence ATGCAATCCACCACCCGTGCACTAGCGGCCGTCGCCGCGGTCGGGTTGAGCGCCACTTTGCTCACCGCGTGCGGGCAGAACAGCGGCCCGAGCGTGTACTACCTGAACTTCAAGCCGGAGCAGGCTGAAGCCTTCGAGAAGATCGGCGAGGAATACACCGCTGAGACCGGCGTTCCGGTCAAAGTGGTCACCGCCGCATCCGGCTCCTACATGCAGACGCTGAAGGCCGAGATGGCCAAGTCGAATGCTCCCACGCTGTTCCAGATCAACGGCCAGGAAGGCTACGGCATCTGGAAGGACTACCTGGCCGACATGACGGACTACGACGTCACCAAGGCTCTGCAGGAAGACGCCCAACCGATCACCAATGACCAGGACAGGGTCGTGGGCGTTCCGTTCGCTATGGAAGGCTTCGGCATTCTCTACAACGAAGAGATCTTGGAGAAATACTTCGCGCTGCCGGGCGCGAAGGCTGCCTCCACCGACGAGATCAATTCCTTCGACACGCTGAAAGCAGTCGCTGAGGACATGCAGGCCCGCAAGGACGAGCTCGGAATCCAGGGCGTGTTCGCCGCGACATCGCTCGGCGCCGGAGAAGAGTGGCGCTGGACCAATCACCTGATGAATGGCCCGCTCCACTACGAGATCGTCGACCGCGACATCCAGGACTTCTCCGACATGGCGGATCTGGAGTTCACCTACGGCGAGCAGTACCGGAACCTGTTCGACCTGTACCTGCAGAATTCGACGGTGAAGCCCAGCCTGGCCTCGGCACGCGCCGTGTCCGACTCCATGGCCGAATTCGCCACCGGAAAGGCCGCGATGGTCCAGAACGGCAACTGGGCCTGGGGCCAGATCTCCGGCGAAGGCGGCAACGTAGTCAAGGAAGACAAGATCAAGTTCATGCCCATGTACATGGGCCTGCCCAACGAGGAAAACGTGGGGCTCAACGTCGGAACCGAGAACTTCCTGGCCGTCAACAACAAAGCCAGCGAGGAAGACCAGGCGGCCACCCGCGACTTTTTGGACTGGCTGTTCCTGTCCGAGCGCGGCAAGGAACTCGTCGTCAACGAACTCGGCTTCATCGCCCCGTTCCAAAACTACGGCGCCGAAGATGTTCCGAACGACCCGCTGGCGCGGCAGGTGCACGAAGCTCTCACAAACCCGCAACAGGAAGCACTTCCGTGGGATTTCCAGTACAGCCCCAACCAGCAGTTCCGCGACCTCTACGGCCAGAACCTCGCCCAGTACGCCAACGGCAACATGGAGTGGAAGGACCTGGTGAACAGGCTCAAAGAAGACTGGAACTACGAGATGGCCAACCAGATCGCCTTGCTGGACTAG